In Dyadobacter sp. NIV53, a single window of DNA contains:
- the murI gene encoding glutamate racemase — MFDSSAPIGIFDSGIGGMTVASAVTRLLPQENTIYFGDTAHLPYGDKSTASIQAYSIKICNMLLQQNCKLILIACNSASAAAFELVREYVGSKAKVLNVIDPVVDYIKEHYDGKTIGLIGTKQTVLSNVYKKKVDALNKHIQLKSLATPLLAPMIEEGFFDNNISESIISSYLSDNSLKGIEALILGCTHYPLIKKEISKYYGESVEILDTSEIVAHSLRSLLEQHYLVNEKGEGKRQFYVSDYTLSFEQSTNIFFGKQIQLEHYPLWE, encoded by the coding sequence ATGTTTGATTCTTCGGCTCCGATAGGAATATTTGATAGTGGTATTGGCGGAATGACAGTAGCAAGTGCTGTCACCCGACTTTTACCTCAGGAAAACACCATTTATTTTGGTGATACGGCACATCTTCCATATGGTGATAAATCAACGGCCTCTATCCAGGCTTATTCTATTAAAATTTGCAATATGCTTTTACAGCAAAATTGCAAGCTGATCCTGATCGCTTGTAATTCTGCATCTGCTGCTGCTTTTGAATTAGTACGTGAATATGTCGGCAGTAAAGCCAAAGTTCTGAATGTGATTGATCCGGTTGTGGATTATATAAAAGAACATTACGACGGCAAAACCATTGGACTTATTGGAACAAAACAAACGGTTCTTTCCAATGTCTATAAGAAAAAAGTGGACGCATTGAACAAACACATTCAACTTAAATCGTTGGCAACTCCTTTGCTTGCCCCTATGATTGAGGAAGGATTTTTTGATAATAATATAAGTGAAAGTATTATATCCAGTTATCTGTCCGACAACTCATTAAAGGGAATTGAAGCTTTGATTTTGGGATGCACCCATTATCCCCTGATTAAAAAAGAGATCAGCAAGTACTACGGTGAATCGGTCGAAATCCTGGACACTTCCGAAATTGTCGCACATTCACTCAGAAGTTTACTTGAACAACACTATTTGGTTAATGAAAAAGGTGAGGGTAAAAGACAGTTTTATGTTTCGGATTATACATTGTCTTTCGAGCAATCGACTAATATCTTCTTCGGAAAACAAATTCAGCTGGAACACTATCCGCTATGGGAGTAA
- a CDS encoding cytochrome c oxidase subunit 3, with protein sequence MENIQQLRKTDKEPQETLSMDPKKFILWLFLVAIIMGFASQTSAYLVRRAEGNWLEFEMPKIFWYSTGILLISSIIMQYAYFAAKKDQFKQLKIAISVTFALGLLFLWMQFEGWKELVAMNVYFVGNPSGSFFYVFTGLHGFHIITGLIVLITALVSAFKLNIHSKNLRRIQICATYWHFLDILWLYLFVFLLTFN encoded by the coding sequence ATGGAAAATATTCAGCAGTTAAGGAAAACTGATAAGGAGCCGCAGGAGACCTTATCTATGGATCCCAAAAAATTTATACTTTGGTTGTTCCTGGTAGCTATTATAATGGGATTTGCTTCTCAGACTAGTGCTTATCTTGTAAGAAGAGCGGAAGGAAACTGGCTAGAATTCGAAATGCCCAAGATTTTCTGGTATAGCACGGGAATTCTTTTGATTAGTAGTATTATAATGCAATACGCATATTTTGCGGCAAAAAAAGACCAGTTCAAGCAATTGAAAATAGCTATTTCTGTTACATTTGCATTAGGATTATTATTTTTGTGGATGCAGTTTGAAGGTTGGAAAGAGTTGGTTGCCATGAATGTATATTTTGTTGGTAATCCATCAGGTTCCTTCTTTTATGTTTTTACAGGATTACATGGTTTTCATATTATTACCGGATTGATTGTTTTAATAACGGCACTTGTATCGGCCTTTAAGCTAAACATTCATTCTAAGAATTTGAGAAGAATTCAGATCTGTGCGACTTACTGGCATTTTTTAGATATTCTCTGGTTATACCTATTTGTTTTTTTATTGACTTTTAATTGA
- a CDS encoding glycosyl hydrolase, whose amino-acid sequence MRRLLLFIIFLVSVLTGSTQNISTAKPWTYWWWMGSAVTKKDITTQLEHFQRSGLGGVHIIPIYGVKGYEKAAIPFLGKEWLDVLQYTVKEGKRLGLGVDMSTGTGWPFGGPNVSVALGAKQMKVIEGQVVVESTKQTVKRAAPGGEGLVSDPFHATAMSSYLMRFDSAFAKTDQKPRSMYMDSYEAYGANWTNDFLVEFQKRRGYDLNQHLAQLSDSSGNADATLIKIDYHQTLAELLRERYAHQWTEWSKEHSFLTRYQAHGSPGNLLDLYDEADIPETESFGTSRFPIPGLRVDPDYSINQFGTPNPLAMKFASSAAHFSGKKLVSSETGTWLANHFKVSLSQIKPQIDELFTAGINHIFYHGTTYSPIAEAYPGWLFYASTNFGPLSHFAEHFSLLNNYVERCQQLLQNSKPDNDLLVYFPIHDLWSTPAKSAGGVHLLEVHHVDRWLMDLPFGRLSEKLWKEGYNFDFVSDRQLASLNVDKDGNVNSGNSKYKTILIPSSKLMPLETLNQLIRLAKKGAKIVFETNAPSNVTGFSVHKVNQARFLNQLVELKTNRTVRVGPDWQRNLSEFGVGQEKWISQGLTFIRKRGAGGPMYFIANLSNTFNEGWIEPSKLGPHVIRYDPLRDGASKLKSKIIDGKNHVFLSLLPGQTCFLYNAGMKQVGSEIPQGQNEISLNGKWKIEFLKGLPKLPASSHFTQLKSWTTLQDSAVYFSGTARYTLQFDSKIGADKHVMLDLGDVREVAMVKLNGVSLGTAWSIPFRLLIRAGLLKETDNVLEIEVTNLSANYMRLRDKQSPEWKKFYDINIVDITYKKFDASIWEPMPSGLLGPVKLVYQE is encoded by the coding sequence ATGCGCCGACTACTCCTCTTTATTATCTTCCTTGTATCAGTTCTAACTGGAAGTACACAAAATATTTCAACTGCGAAACCCTGGACATACTGGTGGTGGATGGGAAGTGCGGTTACAAAAAAGGATATTACTACACAATTAGAACATTTTCAACGATCCGGATTGGGCGGTGTTCATATTATTCCGATATATGGTGTAAAGGGTTATGAAAAGGCAGCTATTCCTTTTCTTGGAAAAGAATGGCTGGATGTTTTGCAGTATACGGTGAAGGAAGGGAAAAGATTAGGTCTTGGTGTTGATATGTCTACCGGAACTGGTTGGCCTTTTGGCGGTCCGAATGTATCTGTCGCGCTTGGTGCAAAACAAATGAAGGTAATCGAAGGGCAGGTTGTTGTTGAAAGTACAAAACAAACCGTAAAACGGGCCGCTCCCGGTGGTGAAGGATTGGTTTCTGATCCTTTCCATGCAACGGCAATGTCCAGTTATCTGATGCGATTTGATTCTGCATTCGCAAAAACAGATCAGAAACCTAGATCTATGTATATGGATTCTTACGAAGCTTATGGTGCCAATTGGACCAATGACTTTTTAGTAGAATTTCAGAAACGGCGGGGTTACGATCTTAATCAGCATTTAGCTCAATTATCTGACTCGTCGGGAAATGCTGATGCTACTTTGATCAAAATCGATTATCATCAGACGTTAGCAGAACTTTTAAGAGAACGTTATGCGCACCAATGGACGGAATGGAGTAAAGAACATAGTTTCCTGACTCGTTATCAGGCACATGGTTCACCAGGAAATTTACTTGATTTATATGACGAGGCTGATATTCCGGAAACGGAATCCTTCGGTACAAGCCGTTTTCCAATTCCGGGTTTAAGAGTTGATCCGGACTATTCGATCAACCAGTTTGGAACTCCAAATCCGCTGGCGATGAAATTTGCATCGTCGGCTGCACATTTTTCAGGAAAGAAATTGGTGAGTTCAGAAACGGGAACCTGGCTGGCAAATCATTTCAAAGTTTCGCTGTCACAAATTAAGCCGCAGATTGACGAGTTGTTCACAGCAGGAATCAACCACATTTTTTATCACGGTACCACTTACTCGCCCATAGCGGAAGCATATCCGGGCTGGCTTTTTTATGCTTCAACCAATTTCGGACCTCTCTCACATTTCGCTGAGCACTTTTCGTTGCTAAATAATTATGTGGAGCGTTGTCAGCAGTTGTTACAGAATAGCAAACCTGACAATGATCTGCTTGTATACTTTCCGATTCACGACTTATGGAGCACACCTGCAAAATCTGCCGGAGGAGTTCATTTGCTAGAAGTTCACCATGTGGATCGCTGGTTAATGGATCTTCCATTTGGAAGACTCTCGGAAAAACTTTGGAAGGAAGGCTATAATTTTGATTTTGTATCTGACCGTCAATTGGCCAGTTTAAATGTAGATAAGGATGGGAACGTCAATTCAGGCAACAGCAAGTATAAGACGATCCTAATTCCATCCAGCAAACTCATGCCATTGGAAACCCTGAATCAGCTGATTAGATTGGCCAAAAAAGGGGCCAAGATTGTTTTCGAGACTAACGCGCCCTCAAACGTAACTGGCTTTAGCGTGCACAAAGTAAATCAGGCCAGATTTTTAAACCAACTAGTTGAATTGAAAACGAATCGAACCGTAAGGGTTGGGCCCGATTGGCAGAGAAATTTGTCTGAGTTTGGCGTAGGTCAGGAAAAATGGATATCACAAGGACTCACTTTTATTCGGAAAAGAGGTGCAGGAGGCCCGATGTATTTTATTGCAAATTTGAGTAATACGTTTAATGAGGGATGGATTGAGCCATCCAAATTAGGGCCTCATGTAATCCGTTACGATCCACTAAGAGACGGAGCAAGCAAATTAAAAAGTAAGATTATTGATGGGAAAAATCATGTTTTTCTGTCTCTCTTACCTGGACAAACATGCTTTTTGTATAATGCCGGAATGAAACAGGTTGGTTCAGAAATTCCTCAGGGACAAAACGAAATTAGTCTCAATGGTAAATGGAAAATCGAATTTTTGAAAGGGCTTCCAAAATTGCCGGCATCGAGCCATTTTACTCAATTGAAATCATGGACAACGTTACAGGATTCGGCGGTTTACTTTTCGGGAACTGCAAGATATACCTTGCAGTTCGATTCCAAAATTGGCGCTGACAAACATGTCATGTTGGATTTGGGAGACGTTAGAGAAGTAGCAATGGTAAAATTAAATGGAGTTTCACTAGGAACCGCCTGGTCAATTCCTTTCCGACTTCTTATTAGAGCAGGACTTCTTAAAGAAACAGATAATGTTTTGGAAATTGAGGTAACCAATCTTTCAGCAAACTATATGCGATTGAGAGATAAGCAATCACCTGAATGGAAGAAATTTTATGACATCAATATTGTGGATATCACGTATAAAAAATTTGATGCTTCTATTTGGGAACCGATGCCGTCCGGACTGTTGGGACCGGTGAAACTGGTTTATCAGGAATAA
- a CDS encoding DUF420 domain-containing protein: protein MATLTLEKKQKYQRVINILALVIPIAVAAILGIRQKVDLGAWTKVLPHVIGVINSLTALLLLAGYYFIRKNNRVAHRQMMTGAFILGALFLVCYVLYHISNKSTPFGGTGTVLRSTYYFLLISHITLSIVVVWFVLRAVYFGYSNQLTEHRKAVKYAFPIWLYVSITGVIVYLMISPYYV from the coding sequence ATGGCCACTTTAACATTAGAAAAAAAACAGAAATACCAGCGGGTTATAAATATTTTGGCATTGGTAATTCCTATCGCTGTCGCTGCTATTTTAGGGATTCGCCAAAAAGTTGACTTAGGAGCCTGGACAAAAGTTTTACCTCATGTTATAGGGGTAATTAACTCTTTAACAGCTTTATTACTTTTGGCCGGATATTATTTCATCAGAAAAAATAATAGGGTTGCTCATCGTCAGATGATGACAGGAGCTTTTATTTTGGGCGCTTTGTTTTTGGTATGTTACGTATTATATCATATCTCTAATAAATCCACTCCATTTGGTGGAACAGGAACTGTATTAAGATCTACATACTATTTTTTATTGATATCTCATATTACGTTATCAATTGTAGTTGTCTGGTTTGTTTTACGGGCAGTTTATTTTGGATATAGCAATCAACTGACAGAACATAGAAAAGCAGTTAAATATGCATTTCCTATCTGGCTTTATGTAAGTATTACCGGTGTCATCGTTTACCTTATGATTAGTCCATATTACGTATGA
- a CDS encoding heme A synthase, with protein sequence MTSSTLIDFKANRRFRRLALNTVITLYCLIIAGGVVRSTGAGMGCPDWPKCFGTWIPPTKLSELPPDYKSIYGAKLKGEIEFNPVKTWIEYVNRLIGAFTGVMIFLTLLASIPYLKPGARHIFYFSLAAFVLVGIQGWLGSKVVSTELLPGMITIHMLLAIVIVFILLYVLTWSSFSHGIFASKGGRNILNTFGWLVLILSLVQILLGTQVRENIDEVIRAFGYEARGEWIDQLDARFYIHRSFSILVVAANLFWFYTINKSGTSHRSVKRLSRICLIILAFEVLTGVLMAYFGVPPYAQPMHLTLAILLIGLQFIVWLLINEDKYLSKVSSLTH encoded by the coding sequence ATGACCAGTTCAACTCTCATTGATTTTAAAGCTAATCGCCGTTTTCGGCGATTAGCTTTAAACACTGTTATTACCCTCTATTGCCTTATTATTGCGGGCGGAGTAGTAAGAAGTACAGGTGCAGGAATGGGGTGTCCGGATTGGCCCAAATGTTTCGGAACTTGGATACCGCCAACAAAGTTATCTGAGCTTCCACCTGATTATAAAAGTATTTACGGGGCGAAGCTGAAAGGCGAAATTGAATTTAATCCTGTTAAAACCTGGATTGAATATGTGAACCGGTTAATAGGAGCTTTCACGGGCGTAATGATCTTTTTAACACTACTGGCTTCTATTCCCTATTTAAAACCAGGAGCAAGACATATTTTCTATTTCAGTCTCGCAGCATTTGTACTTGTCGGAATACAAGGCTGGCTCGGTTCCAAAGTAGTATCGACAGAACTGCTGCCCGGGATGATCACGATACATATGCTTTTGGCAATTGTTATCGTATTTATCCTCTTATATGTTTTGACGTGGTCGTCTTTTTCACACGGGATTTTTGCATCTAAAGGAGGTAGGAATATTCTTAACACGTTTGGATGGCTGGTGTTAATTTTATCATTGGTTCAAATTCTGTTAGGAACCCAGGTAAGAGAAAATATTGATGAAGTAATAAGAGCCTTTGGTTATGAGGCGAGAGGAGAATGGATTGATCAACTGGATGCCAGATTTTATATTCACCGTTCTTTTTCAATTTTAGTCGTAGCTGCTAATTTATTTTGGTTTTATACTATTAATAAATCAGGAACTAGCCACAGATCGGTTAAAAGGTTAAGCAGGATTTGTCTTATAATTTTAGCGTTTGAAGTGTTGACAGGAGTATTGATGGCTTACTTTGGCGTTCCTCCTTATGCGCAGCCAATGCATCTGACCCTGGCTATCTTATTGATCGGGCTACAATTTATTGTATGGTTATTAATCAATGAAGATAAATATTTGAGTAAAGTAAGTTCTTTGACGCATTGA
- the cyoE gene encoding heme o synthase: MTSEVRNLVSLGERIKILFELLKFRLASLIAFSGAMGYCLGASEVVWSKLCFFIIASIGITGSANIINQIIEIDSDKLMKRTAARPLPSGRITINQAIVWCAVLGIFSLGIFAFLFNLSTALISLLSLVLYGFVYTPLKRVGPIAVFVGAFPGAFPPMIGWVAATNHFGLEPGILFAIQFFWQFPHFWAIAWVLDEDYKRAGFKLLPANGLKDSDTTLQIMIYTLFLLPVGWLPYKLGMTGINSAFIATVFGVLFLAQTFHLMRKCTDKTARQLMFGSFIYLPIVQIAFLLDKL, translated from the coding sequence ATGACTTCAGAAGTAAGGAATTTAGTATCGTTAGGTGAAAGAATAAAGATCTTATTTGAATTATTGAAGTTCAGGTTGGCTTCATTAATTGCTTTTTCGGGTGCAATGGGGTACTGTCTGGGAGCTAGTGAAGTGGTTTGGAGTAAATTATGTTTTTTTATTATTGCTTCAATTGGCATTACAGGTTCAGCCAACATCATTAATCAGATCATAGAAATTGATTCTGATAAATTAATGAAAAGGACTGCTGCACGGCCGCTTCCAAGTGGAAGGATTACCATAAATCAGGCTATTGTATGGTGTGCAGTTCTTGGGATATTTTCATTAGGCATTTTTGCTTTTTTGTTTAATCTAAGTACCGCGCTTATTTCATTATTATCACTGGTACTTTATGGTTTTGTTTATACTCCATTGAAGCGCGTGGGGCCGATTGCAGTTTTTGTCGGCGCGTTTCCTGGCGCATTTCCTCCGATGATAGGGTGGGTTGCAGCTACCAATCATTTTGGCCTTGAACCTGGTATATTGTTTGCCATTCAGTTTTTCTGGCAGTTTCCCCATTTTTGGGCAATTGCATGGGTATTGGATGAAGATTACAAACGTGCAGGATTTAAATTATTGCCGGCCAACGGATTGAAAGATTCGGATACAACTTTGCAGATAATGATTTATACATTGTTTTTATTACCTGTAGGGTGGTTGCCATATAAATTAGGAATGACGGGTATTAATTCTGCGTTTATAGCAACAGTCTTTGGGGTATTATTTTTAGCACAAACATTTCACCTGATGAGGAAATGTACAGATAAAACTGCCAGACAATTGATGTTTGGTTCTTTTATATATTTACCAATTGTACAAATTGCGTTTTTGTTGGATAAATTGTGA
- a CDS encoding outer membrane beta-barrel protein produces MKNKIYLTILLILVVFSAKAHFGIENKFNRSAEKDSIIVTFGDKTRLIIYGENRKELQKIMKYDLNALLSDLQVRLDSSDADTTYLKEEFNGNDYLKDKTSKDEKDYVRIGMRGIHIKDGGTEVTINAKGVEVKDEDDNDSTNTEYRRTGKHFYRANRYSSPRKGFNVAIGLNTYGTNKATAGYDKADYDLRPFGSRYISLGYIASATVAKGKNAKFSLDFGADFSWNNLMFDGNETIVKTADGVDFKTVKDAEGKDINFSKNKLVLPYVNLSFMPTISFSKSFISYISAGVYGGYRLGSYTKTKEEGSKDKDHVRTNFYINDLRYGAAVELGIRNFPDLFVNYDMNNVFTDNHGPTVRMLNFGIRLF; encoded by the coding sequence ATGAAAAATAAAATATATTTAACTATCCTTCTGATTTTAGTGGTTTTTAGTGCAAAGGCTCACTTTGGAATTGAAAATAAATTTAATCGGTCAGCTGAGAAAGACTCTATTATAGTAACTTTTGGCGACAAAACGAGACTCATTATTTATGGAGAAAACAGGAAGGAACTTCAAAAGATCATGAAGTACGATTTGAATGCTTTGTTAAGTGATTTACAGGTTAGACTGGACAGTTCAGATGCCGATACGACTTACTTGAAAGAGGAATTTAATGGAAATGATTATTTGAAGGACAAAACCTCAAAAGATGAAAAGGATTATGTACGTATTGGAATGCGTGGAATTCATATTAAAGATGGAGGGACAGAAGTGACGATTAATGCCAAAGGGGTAGAGGTAAAAGACGAAGACGATAATGACTCAACAAATACTGAATACAGAAGGACAGGGAAGCATTTTTACCGGGCTAACCGTTATTCGAGTCCAAGAAAAGGATTTAATGTAGCAATTGGACTAAATACTTACGGAACTAACAAAGCAACCGCCGGTTACGATAAAGCAGATTACGACTTACGTCCTTTCGGCTCGCGGTATATCAGTTTGGGGTATATTGCCAGTGCCACAGTTGCAAAAGGCAAAAACGCGAAATTCAGCCTGGACTTCGGGGCTGATTTTTCCTGGAACAATTTGATGTTCGATGGAAATGAAACGATTGTCAAAACAGCTGACGGTGTAGACTTTAAAACGGTTAAAGATGCAGAAGGAAAGGATATTAATTTTAGTAAGAACAAACTCGTTCTGCCATATGTGAATTTATCATTTATGCCTACAATTAGCTTTTCAAAATCTTTTATCTCTTACATCAGTGCAGGAGTATATGGAGGTTACCGACTGGGAAGTTATACTAAAACAAAAGAAGAAGGCAGCAAAGATAAAGATCATGTACGGACGAATTTTTATATAAACGATCTGCGTTATGGGGCTGCTGTAGAATTGGGCATTCGTAATTTTCCTGATTTGTTCGTGAATTATGACATGAATAATGTTTTTACTGACAATCATGGGCCAACAGTGAGAATGCTGAATTTTGGTATAAGATTATTTTAA
- a CDS encoding cytochrome C oxidase subunit IV family protein gives MAEVHHIHNQDPNAGAEQRKLIWKTFWILSAITSLEFLIAFTMNHGILKVSIFIILTIVKAFYIVGEFMHLKHETKSLIWSILVPVIFVAWLILALLLEGNAIFKAIFG, from the coding sequence ATGGCAGAAGTACATCATATACATAATCAGGATCCTAACGCAGGTGCTGAACAAAGAAAGCTGATTTGGAAAACGTTCTGGATATTGTCAGCTATTACTTCTCTTGAATTCCTGATTGCTTTTACAATGAATCACGGAATTCTTAAAGTAAGCATATTCATCATTTTGACAATTGTTAAAGCATTTTATATTGTAGGTGAATTCATGCACTTAAAACATGAAACAAAGTCATTGATCTGGTCAATTCTTGTCCCCGTGATTTTTGTAGCCTGGTTGATCTTAGCACTTCTTCTGGAAGGAAATGCTATTTTCAAAGCGATTTTTGGTTGA
- a CDS encoding RNA polymerase sigma factor, giving the protein MGRILSLFSHEVQLVKALRKQDPKAQRQVYEKYSSRMLGLCFRYVNDEMVAEDIMIEGFLRVFGKIDQFSSEGSFEGWIRRIMVNEALGHIRKQKRIPEDAMSDEAENIPDYAYADQNLNAEELLDLIAELPAGYRTVFNLYAIEGYAHGEIAELLAITESTSKSQLHRARALLQKMVSDWENGFKKSKL; this is encoded by the coding sequence ATGGGTCGAATTCTATCATTATTCAGTCACGAAGTACAACTTGTTAAAGCGTTGAGGAAGCAAGATCCAAAAGCGCAGCGGCAGGTATACGAAAAATACAGCTCGCGCATGCTGGGGTTGTGTTTTCGATATGTGAATGATGAAATGGTAGCCGAAGACATAATGATTGAAGGTTTTCTTAGGGTTTTCGGCAAGATAGACCAGTTTAGCAGCGAAGGTAGTTTTGAAGGATGGATTCGTCGTATTATGGTTAACGAAGCACTTGGGCATATCAGGAAGCAAAAAAGAATTCCGGAAGACGCGATGTCTGATGAAGCTGAAAACATTCCGGATTATGCGTATGCTGATCAGAATCTGAATGCAGAAGAACTACTGGATCTGATTGCAGAATTGCCTGCCGGTTATCGGACTGTTTTTAATTTATATGCGATTGAAGGATACGCACATGGTGAAATTGCCGAATTGCTGGCGATAACTGAAAGCACTTCAAAATCGCAGCTTCACAGAGCACGGGCATTATTACAAAAAATGGTTTCTGATTGGGAAAATGGATTTAAAAAAAGTAAATTATGA
- the tuf gene encoding elongation factor Tu yields MAKETFDRSKPHVNIGTIGHVDHGKTTLTAAITTVLAKKGLAVLRDFSSIDNAPEEKERGITINTSHVEYSTANRHYAHVDCPGHADYVKNMVTGAAQMDGAIIVVAATDGPMPQTREHILLARQVGVPQLVVFMNKVDMVDDPELLELVEMEIRELLSFYDYDGDNIPVIQGSALGGLNGEDKWVKTIEDLMDAVDSYIPIPPRMTDLPFLMPVEDVFSITGRGTVATGRIERGIINSGEAVDILGMGAEGLKSTVTGVEMFRKILDRGEAGDNVGLLLRGINKEDIRRGMVICKPGSVKPHATFKGEVYVLSKEEGGRHTPFFNKYRPQFYFRTTDVTGEITLPAGVEMVMPGDNITIDVKLISKIAMEKGLRFAIREGGRTVGAGQVTEIVD; encoded by the coding sequence ATGGCAAAAGAGACGTTTGACCGCTCGAAACCCCACGTAAATATTGGTACTATCGGGCACGTTGACCACGGTAAAACTACCCTTACTGCTGCTATCACAACTGTGTTGGCGAAAAAGGGTTTAGCTGTACTACGGGATTTTTCATCAATTGATAATGCACCTGAAGAGAAAGAACGTGGTATCACGATTAACACTTCTCACGTAGAGTACTCAACAGCCAATCGTCACTATGCGCACGTTGACTGTCCGGGTCACGCGGATTATGTGAAGAACATGGTAACTGGTGCTGCTCAGATGGACGGAGCAATCATAGTTGTTGCTGCAACTGATGGGCCTATGCCCCAAACTCGTGAGCACATTCTTTTGGCTCGTCAGGTTGGTGTTCCTCAATTGGTAGTATTCATGAATAAAGTGGATATGGTCGATGATCCGGAACTTCTTGAACTAGTTGAAATGGAAATCCGTGAGCTTCTTAGCTTCTACGATTACGATGGAGACAACATTCCTGTAATCCAAGGTTCTGCTTTGGGTGGATTGAATGGAGAAGATAAATGGGTAAAAACTATTGAGGATTTGATGGATGCTGTTGACAGCTATATTCCAATTCCTCCACGTATGACTGATCTTCCATTCCTTATGCCTGTTGAAGACGTATTCTCGATCACTGGTCGTGGTACTGTTGCAACTGGTCGTATCGAACGTGGTATCATCAACTCAGGAGAAGCAGTTGATATATTAGGTATGGGAGCTGAGGGACTTAAATCTACTGTAACAGGTGTTGAAATGTTCCGTAAGATTCTTGACCGTGGTGAAGCTGGTGATAACGTAGGTTTATTGCTTCGTGGTATTAACAAAGAAGATATCCGTCGCGGTATGGTAATTTGTAAGCCAGGTTCAGTAAAACCACACGCTACATTCAAAGGAGAAGTTTATGTACTTTCGAAAGAAGAAGGTGGTCGTCACACTCCTTTCTTTAATAAGTACCGTCCTCAGTTTTACTTCCGTACTACGGACGTAACTGGCGAAATTACTCTTCCGGCAGGTGTTGAAATGGTTATGCCAGGTGATAACATCACTATTGATGTTAAATTGATCAGCAAGATTGCTATGGAAAAAGGTCTTCGTTTCGCGATTCGTGAAGGTGGACGTACCGTAGGTGCAGGTCAGGTAACTGAAATTGTTGATTAA
- the secE gene encoding preprotein translocase subunit SecE translates to MEKFTSFLKSSWEEMTQHVTWPPFNELQANTTLVLVGSLIFAFVVGVMDFVFQNALELFYKSF, encoded by the coding sequence ATGGAAAAATTTACTTCTTTTTTGAAATCGTCCTGGGAAGAAATGACTCAGCACGTGACCTGGCCTCCATTTAACGAGCTTCAGGCCAATACAACGTTGGTATTAGTTGGGTCTCTTATTTTCGCCTTTGTGGTAGGAGTAATGGATTTTGTTTTTCAAAACGCACTAGAGCTGTTTTATAAGTCTTTTTAA
- a CDS encoding cytochrome c oxidase subunit 3: protein MAANVTTPGTVEPKMWMGGIEPMKVSYGKLMMWFFLISDTFTFSALLVAYGTARFSFPAFTGDRADFTFSNLYWPIPERVYESVPFLHGIALPLVFVGIMTFILIASSVTMVLAVEAGHRMDRANVEKYMLWTILGGFTFLGCQAWEWSHFIHGTESGSVFKVFEKGVEVSKTIFGANLTENQYGPAAFADFFFFITGFHGTHVFSGVILNILIFFRSATGFYDKRGSYEMVEKVGLYWHFVDLVWVFVFTFFYLV, encoded by the coding sequence ATGGCTGCAAATGTAACAACTCCTGGCACTGTAGAGCCCAAAATGTGGATGGGCGGTATAGAGCCTATGAAAGTAAGTTATGGTAAACTGATGATGTGGTTTTTCCTCATTTCGGATACCTTTACCTTTTCGGCATTGCTAGTGGCTTATGGAACGGCGCGTTTTAGTTTTCCTGCATTTACGGGTGACAGGGCAGATTTTACATTTTCTAACCTGTACTGGCCAATTCCGGAAAGAGTGTATGAGTCTGTGCCATTTTTGCATGGAATAGCTCTGCCTCTGGTTTTCGTTGGGATTATGACATTTATCCTGATTGCCAGTAGCGTAACGATGGTACTTGCCGTGGAAGCAGGTCACCGTATGGATCGTGCTAATGTTGAAAAATATATGCTCTGGACCATTTTGGGAGGTTTTACTTTTTTAGGCTGCCAGGCCTGGGAGTGGTCTCACTTTATTCATGGTACTGAAAGTGGTTCAGTATTTAAGGTATTTGAAAAAGGTGTTGAAGTAAGCAAGACGATCTTTGGTGCAAATCTTACTGAGAACCAATATGGACCTGCTGCATTTGCAGATTTCTTCTTCTTTATTACAGGATTCCACGGAACACACGTTTTTAGTGGTGTGATTTTAAATATTCTTATTTTCTTCCGGTCTGCTACGGGTTTTTATGACAAGCGTGGTAGCTATGAAATGGTTGAAAAAGTAGGTCTTTACTGGCACTTTGTTGACTTGGTTTGGGTGTTTGTATTTACATTCTTTTATCTGGTTTAA